cacaattgagtttgaattgcatcaaaccaccatcattgtgatcagtgtttgcacttcatcagctcatttgcattttaaaagacacacccaaaacgacacatttttgatcaaacctacaaagtggcaatggtAACATTTTCACGCAATGGCCCCTTTAATCTTTGCAAACCATGCAAACAGctcgaccgtgagtgaaacctgcttgagcacggaGAGGAGGGGTGGGTGACGACTGCTAACAGCttgaccgtgagtgaaacccaagcgctagcgcacggATGGGAGGGacgcggttgacattcattttcagttgacattttcggctggattttttatttcggcctgaaaccgataatgccattttcggccgaaaaacaacacaaattaaCACTATTATATGCACAGTATGAAAATTCAAGACGTTCGGTCGGACGTTCGATTAGCCAGTCGGACGTTTATTTTTAGCATGATATACCTGCCATAAGTGTGTCAAGCGCCCTAAGCGTCTGACTTGTTAACtcaggctgcgtccgaaaccgcatactgtacagtacgtACTGAATGAGATTAAGTACTTACTTACtgaccgttaaaacagtaggtactataTGTTcatacagtatgaatcatacagtatgaatcctggtagtatgaatgcgaTTCGAACTTACTACATccaccatgttgatacatcacgtgacatacgtcgtaaTCACGTCATATCATACCAGCGCGAATACAGCCACATCGTCGCTTTCACCTCTTCTTCTTCATTGATAGTGAAGTGTCAATCGTATGCACGCTGCAAAATCGAACCGGAAATAGTAGGtaatccgggtacttttcgcatactgtttttggaatactatgtattcgaaCATACTACTTGCcttgcctactgcttttcgcctactatatagtatggaagtaggcggtttcggttTTGCAGCATCACTTCTCTCATTCTCCAACAACAAGCCGTTTCTTTGGCTTTTGCCACGATACTGTAACATGCCGGGGGACATTGCCTACTAGCGATCTGCATGTCTAATTCCAAGTCGACGCGAACAACGACACAGAATTATGAAAACTGACGCAGCTTTACCCTACAAGCATGTAACACACAGCACTATGTAGTATAGTATATTTTAATTGACAGAACAAAACCAGCTTGTTGCGAATGTTAAACACGCGAGATGGCAGAACATTGACTAAAAGTCACAGCTGGTGTATTAAAGGCCACACTTTACAATGGCGCACTCTGCCGAACATTTCACGCTACTGTGTTTGAAGGTAACCTGTTAACCACATGTAATTTCATTGTTAAAAGTTAGCCAAACTACATCATTCATGTTCAGGCATGTACCAAGGCTAATACATTCGGCAGAAGTTTTGTCTATCGTGGCTAGTACCTATCTGGTACAATTCTAGCAGTTTTTTTCATATTGTGTGCGTACATCTAAAAGGTAATTAGCTTCCTAAACCTTAGTTGTTAGATTTGACACTATTGTGTTACTTTGTGctactaaatgtttatttatacttttacaTATAATatcaatataaaacataaatatttaccAGTCTGATGCAATTTACACCTATTGTATTTTTGTGAAGACATTCTTATACTATTGCATTACTAATATGGGTAAAGTCATTGTATACTGTTTAGTTGTTACTGTTTCTTATTCGTTACTGTTCTTAcagttattatcattattatgcTTTCGCAGAAACACACGCACATAGGCTATGTAGCCTACCTGTTGGAAACAGTAAAGATGTTTATTATAGACATGGGAGTGATTTGTTTTGCCTGAACATTTTGCGGTTGCCACACCTTCCCACATTAGTCCCGTAATGAAATTAATGTGCTCTCTTACGACAATGAAATGATCTTAAATGATATTAATCAGTCGAGTCCATTAATCAATactgctgttctgtgtgttaAATGATAAGGTTACGGTGCACTTTAGTTAATATTTAAAGCAGATATTTGGTCACATAATTCACCTCTGTCCCATTCACGCTGGATCCACCCCCTTGTTGCTCTGCCCCCTCCTTACATATAAACACTAAAGGCAACAGGACAGACCAAAAAGAGATACTTTAGATAGACAAAATTGTACTGAGAAATGGAATTCTCTATTTCATTGCTGTTGGTCATCTTGTCCATATTGATATTGGTCATGAGGTGGAGGAAGACGAGGGGAATTTCTTTACCCCCGGGGCCGATGGCACTTCCCCTGATTGGCAACATACATTTGATGGACAACAGTGCACCCTTTAAAAGCTTTACAAAGGTAAGAGAGAAGGCAAAACTACTGTATGcatgttatttttacatttgttgtatatttaaaatacacattCACATCAGAAATTATATTAACTGCAAAGTTGAGCTGTCAAATATCAATCGCATCATTAATCGCATTGTAAATAAAAGTtagtgtttgcataatatatttgtgtgtgtattgtgcataataaatttgtgtgtgtattgtgtgtcaAGTGCGTtcctcgtgttttcaaaatatgcgaaccatgtgcatcatgtattttgtcaaaaaagtgcctgctgcacacgcgtcaaaaccgtttatgataaaagagatgcttacattcacaaaatacatgcaagactcccttaacagtaaacttacacatgagattatgcgagtatctggcaaacgtgagcgtctcttatcataaaccctttagacgcatctgcagcaggcacttattttgacaaaacacatgatgcacataggtttacTCGAcgcgctgaacacatattttgacatttcgaaccacacacatgatgggatacatacatgttgtgatgaactgcgcattgtgcgccctcgaaaaaagaagtcaccggccgccactgggcCATAATGCAGTCATCTGCGCCTCtggtttttgaaaaacaaaCAGCTCCAATTTTGCTAAGGTGGCTTTACACACCTGAGAATGTTCAGTGTGTCATTTAATACAATGGAGAATAGTTAATTTCTTCAAACTCATGTTAAAATGTCTTCTAATGACGCCCAAAGACATTTTACCATACAAACATTCACACACATGACAACCTGATTTGTGTGTAAGTAAAGTCTGTTCTGTCAAACAGTGGAGTAAAACCTATGGTCCTGTGATGACAGTGTACCTCGGGCCACAGAGAACCGTGGTTCTGGTTGGTTATGACACTGTGAAAGAGGCTCTAGTGGATCATGCAGACGACTTTGCAGACAGAGCTCCTATTCCTTtcctgaataaagtcgtaaatGGCTATGGTATGAGTTATGTTCGTGTTtgtgtagattttttttaacaaatcagTTAAATGTAAGTCAgtctaaatgtttttacatgtttgtaGGTCTGGTTATTAGTAATGGTGAACGTTGGCGTCAACTGAGGCGTTTTACTCTCACCACACTTAGAGATTTTGGGATGGGGCGAAAGAGAATGGAACAGTGGATTCAAGAGGAGAGCAGACACTTGGTGAAGAGTTTTGAAGAAACCACATGTGAGTACATAACAATAATGTGCAATAATGTAAAAGAGTGTGCTGCAGTCAAATCTGTCAGAAATAAAAGATTATAATAAATTTTGTTTACTCACAGCTGAACCAGTCGATGCAGCATTCTTTGTGAGCCGGGCCGTGTCCAATGTGATTTGTTCCCTGGTCTTTGGACAACGTTTTGAATatgaaaacaaaaactttttgcaCTTGCTCCAGATCATCTCCAGAATTCTGCGCTTTATTAGCAGCTCTTCCGGTCAGGTGAGCCGTTTTCCCAGTATTTATGGTATCCCAAAAAAACGTTTCAGGGAGTAGTTGCCTTATAAGTTAGTAATCCACTATTAAAACCCTTATAAACATGCACAAATAATGAGAAATAGTTCAGCTGCTGAGTGAGAAAGTTTCCAACCATAGCTGTCTGTATGCATACAAACCAAAATGGCTTCAGATGTTATAAAAACACtataaagtaatatttttaacACACCAGTAAGCACAGAAACGTGGCATACAGTACAAACAAAATTAGGGAATACTTAAATATAGACATTTTCCATTACATGCAACTTTTTTGTTAagatgttaaaaaatgtaaacaagcaTGTAGAAAAACACACTAGGTCACCACACTCTTAAACCTCTTATCTTTTAAGTGAGAACATAAAGAGAGGTTTGTCGAAATACATAATAGTGATTCATTACAGCATGTCAGAAGTACTgaataattattatataaaacACACTAAATGGCTTCTTCTCAACACTCCAACAGATGTACAATGTCTTCCCTCGACTAATGAACCTCTTACCTGGCCGTCATCAAGCCATGTTTAAAGAGGTTGAAGACATCAAAAACTTTGTTCTGGGTAAGATCAGTGAGCATGAACTCAACTTAGACGTCCAAGACCCCCAAGACTTTATTGACTGCTTTCTTATCAGACTTAAACAGGTAAGCAGGATTCTCTATCTGCTTTATCTACCTATTGGTCATCTACTTTGAAGAAGTAAACAAGTTTGGTATCCTTTGTCTTTGTGTGTTGTGATAGGAGAAGGACAATCTTGACACAGAATTCCACAAAAATAACTTGTGGGCGACTGTTGCAAATCTGTTTCTAGCCGGTACAGAGACCACCAGCACAACGATCAGATACGCCATAATGCTGCTTATCAAGCATCCACACATACAGGGTAAGATACGTATGATGTAAATGCCAAATATTCCTGTTTATAACCAATTTGAACCACAAGTATGTTTCACTGAAGTTAAAGTTATAAGTGTTGAAGTTAATGAAATAATGATTGCTCATTAGTGAATTACTGAAGAAAAGAGAAACAAGAACTGACAAAAGAGAAGAGATTAGCAGAAACGTAACAACTACACTTTCAACAGATCTGCTgtattaaaacataattttaaaggcgcaaaagaggatgtttccgccgactgagaatccaaagaccgttactgagttttttaaataagcgcaTGCGCAAGAACAGCCTCCCTCCTTACCGCTCATTTCTAGGAAACGCCTTCCATAACTCGTGCACGAGTATTTGAacacgagtgtttgtttaccactgacatatgctgtgtcgcgtcagtggattcattatgtgaaaagattatgataataaacacataagacgtaaagttagatcagtcgacggcgctactcccatttcaactagcatgtagcagactggtcacttacaactacagtacaagaacaacgtcgatatacctgaataacagtacaacaataattattccac
This sequence is a window from Misgurnus anguillicaudatus chromosome 24, ASM2758022v2, whole genome shotgun sequence. Protein-coding genes within it:
- the LOC129437602 gene encoding cytochrome P450 2G1; the protein is MEFSISLLLVILSILILVMRWRKTRGISLPPGPMALPLIGNIHLMDNSAPFKSFTKWSKTYGPVMTVYLGPQRTVVLVGYDTVKEALVDHADDFADRAPIPFLNKVVNGYGLVISNGERWRQLRRFTLTTLRDFGMGRKRMEQWIQEESRHLVKSFEETTSEPVDAAFFVSRAVSNVICSLVFGQRFEYENKNFLHLLQIISRILRFISSSSGQMYNVFPRLMNLLPGRHQAMFKEVEDIKNFVLGKISEHELNLDVQDPQDFIDCFLIRLKQEKDNLDTEFHKNNLWATVANLFLAGTETTSTTIRYAIMLLIKHPHIQEQMQKEIDQVIGRDRIPTMEDRKSLPFTDAVIHEVQRYLDIVPLSVPHYATCDITFKGYVIPKDTVIFPLLHSVLRDEGQWDTPWTFNPEHFLDANGSFKKNPAFLPFSAGKRACVGESLARMELFLFIVSLLQKFSFSSPDGPDGIDPSPELSGFANMPRYYKLIASPR